Proteins from one Planctomyces sp. SH-PL62 genomic window:
- a CDS encoding DUF3467 domain-containing protein, whose translation MSEPENPTQQQQVTTEVVVDDSATVPSYSNFCRVTATPEEVILDFGLNPQPFAQGRQDVKANQRLVMNFYTAKRLLTALGMTIQRHEGTFGSIELDVRRRAHVPQQAQSGGAPAGPKGVVE comes from the coding sequence ATGAGCGAGCCTGAGAACCCCACGCAGCAGCAGCAGGTGACCACCGAAGTCGTCGTCGACGATTCGGCCACGGTGCCGTCGTACTCGAACTTCTGCCGCGTGACGGCGACGCCGGAGGAGGTCATCCTCGACTTCGGCCTCAATCCCCAGCCGTTCGCTCAGGGCCGGCAGGACGTCAAGGCGAACCAGCGGCTCGTGATGAACTTCTACACGGCCAAGCGGCTCCTGACCGCGCTGGGTATGACGATCCAGCGGCACGAGGGGACCTTCGGCTCGATCGAGCTCGACGTCCGCCGCCGCGCCCACGTCCCGCAGCAGGCCCAGTCCGGCGGCGCCCCGGCCGGCCCCAAGGGCGTCGTCGAGTAA
- a CDS encoding glycerophosphodiester phosphodiesterase: MHRFLLSFPLWLAVSAVGHSVRAEPPWTVREHIPPGEFIVQAHRGAGELAEENTIEAFELGWSLGCIPEADVRTTKDGVIVPFHDATFARVVRGVDAETAKKGVGDVTFEELSKLDVGAWKGERFSGRRVGPLRDVFAAMGSDPARRLYLDIKQVDLPQLAKEAAEAGVASRVILASTNYPLIRRWKALSPESKTLLWMGGSEDALLRRFEELRATDFADVDQLQIHTNLARPVAEIRRDSRDPFKESDAFLIARGEELRRHGVLYQTLPWGGSTPDVYAKLLDLGFMSFATDHPKATWEAVRRYYQVD; this comes from the coding sequence ATGCACCGCTTCTTGCTGAGTTTCCCCCTCTGGCTGGCCGTTTCCGCCGTCGGGCATTCCGTCCGGGCCGAACCGCCCTGGACCGTGCGCGAGCACATCCCGCCGGGCGAGTTCATCGTCCAGGCGCATCGCGGAGCGGGCGAACTGGCGGAAGAGAATACGATCGAGGCGTTCGAACTGGGCTGGTCGCTCGGCTGCATCCCGGAGGCCGACGTCCGCACCACCAAGGACGGCGTCATCGTCCCGTTCCACGACGCGACGTTCGCTCGCGTCGTGCGGGGCGTGGACGCGGAGACGGCGAAGAAGGGGGTCGGGGACGTCACCTTCGAGGAGTTGAGCAAGCTCGACGTCGGCGCCTGGAAAGGGGAACGGTTCTCGGGCCGTCGCGTCGGCCCGCTGCGCGACGTCTTCGCGGCGATGGGTTCCGATCCGGCGCGTCGGCTCTACCTGGACATCAAGCAGGTGGACCTGCCCCAACTCGCGAAGGAAGCGGCCGAGGCCGGCGTCGCGTCTCGCGTCATCCTGGCGTCCACCAACTACCCGCTGATCCGGCGCTGGAAGGCGCTTTCGCCGGAGTCGAAGACGCTGCTCTGGATGGGAGGAAGCGAGGACGCCTTGCTCAGGCGGTTCGAGGAACTTCGCGCGACCGACTTCGCCGACGTCGATCAGCTCCAGATCCACACCAACCTCGCGCGTCCGGTCGCCGAGATTCGCCGGGACTCTCGGGACCCGTTCAAGGAGTCCGACGCGTTCCTGATCGCTCGCGGCGAGGAACTGCGCCGCCACGGCGTCCTCTACCAGACCCTGCCGTGGGGAGGCTCTACCCCCGACGTCTACGCCAAGCTCCTGGACCTCGGCTTCATGTCCTTCGCCACCGACCACCCGAAAGCGACCTGGGAAGCCGTACGCCGGTATTACCAGGTGGACTGA
- a CDS encoding 3-deoxy-D-manno-octulosonic acid transferase, whose translation MPLVLNLIYAATLIVLSPILVFRMVRSGKYRDGLWEKFSGDAPNRMGGGPCLWFHAVSVGEVLLLRPLVREMARRRPNWEVVISTTTPTGLAVARRTFPELITFYAPFDFSWATRRAMTRVRPTVLALVELELWPNLIRSAKRSGAKVAVINARLSERSHRGYRRIRRPLGPTLHRIDAVAAQDEDYARRFVDLGVPVDRVSVTGSVKFDGLESDRNNARTRELRAELGLMAADLVFVAGSTMDGEEEAALAAYRGARRDHPRLRLVLVPRHAERFEAVARWLESEGETVVRRSRGPVTPSPAGKPAPIVLIDTLGELGAVWGLADVAFVGGSLLPGRGGQNMMEPAAYGASVMFGPHTANFRETVAQLLARDAARRVAGPREMAILLREDLDDPEKAAARGEAGRRFVLAQHGASGRTLSELDRLVESSGAQKSA comes from the coding sequence ATGCCGCTGGTTTTGAACCTGATCTATGCCGCGACGTTGATCGTGCTGTCGCCGATCCTCGTATTCCGAATGGTGCGCTCGGGCAAGTATCGCGACGGGCTCTGGGAGAAATTCTCGGGGGATGCGCCCAACCGGATGGGGGGAGGCCCCTGCCTCTGGTTCCACGCCGTGAGCGTCGGCGAGGTCTTGCTGCTGCGCCCCCTGGTCCGCGAGATGGCCCGCCGACGGCCGAACTGGGAGGTCGTGATCTCAACGACCACCCCGACCGGCCTGGCCGTGGCCCGGCGGACCTTCCCCGAGCTGATCACGTTCTACGCCCCCTTCGACTTCAGCTGGGCGACCCGGCGGGCGATGACCCGCGTCCGGCCGACGGTGCTGGCGCTCGTCGAGTTGGAGCTGTGGCCCAACCTGATCAGGTCGGCCAAGCGGTCCGGGGCCAAGGTGGCGGTCATCAACGCCCGCCTGAGCGAGCGGAGCCATCGCGGTTACCGGCGGATCCGCCGCCCGCTCGGCCCCACGCTCCACCGGATCGACGCCGTCGCGGCGCAGGACGAGGACTACGCCCGCCGGTTCGTCGACCTGGGCGTCCCCGTCGACCGCGTGAGCGTCACCGGCTCGGTGAAATTCGACGGCCTGGAGAGCGATCGCAACAATGCCCGCACCCGGGAACTCCGCGCGGAGTTGGGGCTCATGGCCGCGGACCTCGTGTTCGTGGCCGGGAGCACGATGGACGGGGAAGAGGAAGCGGCGCTCGCCGCCTACCGCGGGGCGCGTCGCGACCACCCCCGGCTCCGGCTCGTCCTGGTCCCCCGCCACGCCGAGCGGTTCGAGGCGGTGGCCCGTTGGCTTGAGTCCGAGGGGGAGACGGTGGTGCGCCGCAGTCGCGGCCCCGTGACGCCTTCTCCGGCCGGCAAGCCGGCGCCGATCGTCCTGATCGACACCCTCGGCGAACTCGGGGCGGTCTGGGGCCTGGCCGACGTGGCGTTCGTGGGCGGCAGCCTCCTGCCCGGGCGGGGGGGCCAGAACATGATGGAGCCGGCCGCCTACGGCGCCTCCGTGATGTTCGGCCCGCACACGGCCAACTTCCGCGAGACGGTGGCCCAGCTCCTGGCGCGCGACGCCGCCCGACGGGTGGCCGGCCCCCGCGAGATGGCGATCCTCCTTCGCGAAGATCTCGACGATCCCGAGAAGGCCGCGGCGCGGGGCGAGGCGGGCCGTCGGTTCGTGCTCGCCCAGCACGGCGCCTCGGGGCGGACCCTGTCCGAGCTGGACCGGCTGGTCGAATCCTCCGGCGCGCAAAAATCGGCTTGA
- a CDS encoding Uma2 family endonuclease: MSVKTETSPPETVADLLERLGDVPAFRVRLDPPLGTATERDVVEAHDRENRLFELVDGVLVEKTMGFEESRYAILLASYLIAFLRDTDLGVVLGADGTVKLLPGLVRIPDVSFISWGRYPKGLRPGEIPAVAPDLAVEILSKSNTRKEMARKLDEYFQAGVRLVWYVDPKAREVRVYESPADPVTLTAADVLDGGAVLPGFRLPLAEWFDQAERTGPAV, encoded by the coding sequence ATGTCCGTCAAGACCGAGACGTCGCCCCCCGAGACCGTGGCCGATCTCCTCGAACGCCTCGGAGACGTCCCCGCCTTCCGCGTTCGCCTGGACCCACCCCTCGGCACCGCCACCGAGCGCGACGTGGTGGAAGCCCACGATCGCGAAAACCGACTCTTCGAACTCGTCGACGGCGTCCTGGTGGAGAAGACCATGGGGTTCGAGGAATCTCGTTATGCGATCCTCCTGGCGAGCTATCTGATCGCCTTCCTCCGCGATACCGACCTCGGCGTCGTCCTGGGTGCCGACGGCACGGTGAAGCTGCTCCCCGGCCTCGTCCGCATCCCCGACGTGTCGTTCATCTCGTGGGGGCGTTATCCGAAGGGGCTGCGACCGGGCGAGATCCCCGCCGTGGCCCCCGATTTGGCCGTTGAGATCCTGAGCAAGTCCAACACCCGCAAGGAGATGGCCCGGAAGCTCGACGAATATTTCCAGGCCGGCGTGCGGCTGGTCTGGTACGTCGACCCCAAGGCCCGCGAGGTCCGAGTCTATGAGTCCCCCGCCGACCCCGTCACCCTGACAGCCGCCGACGTCCTTGACGGCGGTGCGGTCCTCCCCGGCTTCCGCCTCCCGCTCGCCGAATGGTTCGACCAGGCCGAACGCACAGGGCCGGCCGTCTGA
- a CDS encoding crossover junction endodeoxyribonuclease RuvC, whose amino-acid sequence MTSRSCESEGSLDAVKPGDGASPPVWSRVVGIDPGLNVTGYAVVDPGPRGPVVVEAGVIRPGSSSRAMGQRLDYLHRNVVELLAAYPPGALALEQVHSHVKFPRTAILMGHARGVIVLAAASRGIPVFGYAAARVKKTLTGSGRAPKEQMQRAIQTELGLDELPEPHDVADACALALCHFQIGRTLRSLKGM is encoded by the coding sequence ATGACGTCCCGATCGTGCGAGTCCGAAGGGAGCCTCGACGCCGTCAAGCCCGGCGACGGCGCGAGCCCGCCGGTCTGGAGCCGGGTCGTCGGCATCGACCCGGGCCTCAACGTGACGGGCTACGCGGTCGTCGACCCCGGCCCGCGCGGGCCGGTCGTGGTCGAGGCCGGCGTGATCCGTCCCGGCTCGTCGAGCCGGGCCATGGGGCAACGTCTGGACTACCTCCATCGCAACGTCGTCGAGCTGCTGGCCGCGTACCCGCCCGGCGCCCTGGCGCTGGAGCAGGTGCACAGCCACGTGAAGTTCCCGCGCACGGCGATCCTGATGGGCCACGCCCGGGGCGTCATCGTCCTGGCCGCCGCCTCGCGGGGCATCCCCGTCTTCGGCTACGCCGCGGCCCGGGTCAAGAAGACCCTCACCGGCAGCGGCCGCGCCCCCAAGGAACAGATGCAGCGCGCCATCCAGACCGAACTGGGCCTGGACGAACTCCCCGAGCCCCACGACGTCGCCGACGCCTGCGCCCTGGCCCTCTGCCACTTCCAGATCGGCCGCACCCTGCGGAGCCTCAAGGGGATGTAG
- the secA gene encoding preprotein translocase subunit SecA — MEVLTELWDKTTDALSALSEGVSEGLVRVFGSSNERRIRQMRPIVARINELEPSVQTLSDDALKAKTDEFRRRREAGETLDQLMPEAFAVCREAGRRYLNMRHFDVQLMGGMVLHGGNIAEMVTGEGKTLVATLAAYLNALDGKGVHVITVNDYLARRDAEWMSPLYQGLGMSVGAIQSEMDSTERQEIYGRDITYGTNNEFGFDYLRDNMKPTAELQCQGELHYAVIDEVDSILIDEARTPLIISGPAFDDVRKYAEADRIARLLKRNDHFEVKEKERTCHLNDAGIREAEKIAGLESFYTPGNMEWPHLIDNSLKAHHLYRRDRDYVVQPNGEVVIVDEFTGRLMVGRQWSDGLHQAVEAKERVKIKEENQTLATITLQNFFKLYRKLSGMTGTAMTEANEFYKVYGLDVVAIPTNRGLSRVNYPDVIFRYDREKNQALLDEIKEVHATGRPILVGTVTIEKSEELSEYLTRYGIAHQVLNAKHHEREAEIVAQAGRRGAVTIATNMAGRGTDIILGGNPEFMAWFDLKREVNEDGRPLYETRLDVPPEVWQAAVDKYEREMKAEGREVAAAGGLHIIGTERHESRRIDNQLRGRSGRQGDPGSSRFFLALDDDLMRKFAGEWVSAVLTRLGMQEGEAIESKMVSRRIEGAQKKVEERNFDIRKNLLEYDEVMDEQRKRVYSFRQALLEGSSPKDRILEMIDSQIQDAVDRFLADDYGQASFAEWASQRLGADMTARDFRGVEFEDAGEIVRRRAERHLYEAIREALDENVPADAEPADWTWGALVNWANTRFNLSLKDKDLRKFERRDGDESDLDRPGLEEFLYDQAKASIEGLDLEPAKEFLEPDWGRRSLAGWAQHKFGLTAELDSWKGLDRNRIARSLKEQARELYVAKEAELPVRIATTRFLGDRSHAQNQTPRYDREGLAAWASERLHCVVDPAELQTMLRPEMEAHLIALAHKKYDGARLSDELTARLDAAFPHSSARDKPAPPASPAALAGLVEWAHKNLGSSTTAEELAAKTAEEVRKELTAALDAKIRPEMREMEKVLLLQILDSSWMEHLRAMDHLRSSIGLQGYAQIDPKVEFKREGMRIFGEMWNGIGDRVTDLIFRVEQFDPEFLSYLGSRWKLDRAQAIHQDADSASSSLAAVPDSGNGVRRAQDAAIHAGESASDKKKEPVRNVGKKVGRNDPCPCGSGKKFKACHMRQTSSPDIF, encoded by the coding sequence ATGGAAGTGCTGACCGAGCTTTGGGATAAGACGACCGACGCCCTGTCGGCCCTGTCCGAGGGGGTTTCGGAAGGGCTCGTGCGAGTTTTCGGCAGCTCTAACGAACGGCGCATCCGGCAGATGCGTCCGATCGTGGCCCGGATCAACGAGCTGGAGCCCTCGGTCCAGACGCTGTCGGACGACGCCCTGAAGGCCAAGACGGACGAGTTCCGCCGCCGCCGCGAGGCCGGCGAGACGCTCGACCAGCTGATGCCCGAGGCGTTCGCCGTCTGCCGCGAGGCGGGCCGCCGCTATCTGAACATGCGGCACTTCGACGTCCAGCTCATGGGCGGCATGGTCCTGCACGGCGGCAACATCGCCGAGATGGTCACCGGCGAGGGCAAGACGCTGGTCGCCACCCTGGCCGCGTACCTGAACGCGCTGGACGGCAAGGGCGTCCACGTCATCACGGTCAACGACTACCTCGCCCGCCGCGACGCCGAGTGGATGAGCCCGCTTTATCAGGGCCTGGGGATGTCGGTGGGCGCGATCCAGTCCGAGATGGACTCGACGGAGCGCCAGGAGATCTACGGCCGCGACATCACCTACGGCACCAACAACGAGTTCGGCTTCGACTACCTCCGCGACAACATGAAGCCGACCGCGGAGTTGCAGTGCCAGGGCGAGCTCCACTACGCCGTCATCGACGAGGTGGACAGCATCCTGATCGACGAGGCGCGGACCCCCCTGATCATCTCGGGGCCGGCCTTCGACGACGTGCGGAAGTACGCCGAGGCCGACCGGATCGCCCGGCTCCTGAAGCGGAACGACCATTTCGAGGTCAAGGAGAAGGAACGGACCTGCCACCTGAACGACGCAGGCATCCGCGAGGCCGAGAAGATCGCCGGGCTGGAGAGCTTCTACACCCCGGGCAACATGGAGTGGCCCCACCTGATCGACAACTCGCTGAAGGCGCACCACCTGTACCGTCGCGACCGCGACTACGTGGTCCAGCCCAACGGCGAGGTGGTCATCGTCGACGAGTTCACGGGCCGGCTCATGGTCGGCCGCCAGTGGTCCGACGGCCTCCATCAGGCGGTCGAGGCCAAGGAACGGGTGAAGATCAAGGAGGAGAACCAGACCCTCGCGACGATCACCCTCCAGAACTTCTTCAAGCTGTACAGGAAGCTCTCGGGCATGACCGGCACGGCCATGACCGAGGCCAACGAGTTCTACAAGGTCTACGGCCTCGACGTGGTCGCCATCCCGACCAACCGGGGGCTGAGCCGGGTGAACTACCCGGACGTAATCTTCCGCTACGACCGCGAGAAGAACCAGGCCCTGCTCGACGAGATCAAGGAGGTCCACGCGACCGGCCGGCCGATCCTGGTGGGGACGGTCACGATCGAGAAGTCGGAGGAGCTGTCCGAGTACCTGACGCGGTACGGCATCGCCCATCAGGTGCTCAACGCCAAGCACCACGAGCGCGAGGCCGAGATCGTCGCCCAGGCCGGGCGCCGGGGGGCGGTCACGATCGCCACCAACATGGCCGGCCGCGGCACCGACATCATCCTCGGCGGCAACCCCGAGTTCATGGCCTGGTTCGACCTCAAGCGCGAGGTGAACGAGGACGGCCGGCCGCTCTACGAGACCCGCCTGGACGTCCCGCCCGAGGTCTGGCAGGCGGCCGTGGACAAGTACGAGCGAGAGATGAAGGCCGAGGGCCGCGAGGTCGCCGCCGCCGGGGGCCTGCACATCATCGGCACCGAGCGGCACGAGAGCCGCCGGATCGACAACCAGCTCCGCGGCCGATCGGGCCGCCAGGGCGACCCCGGCTCGTCGCGGTTCTTCCTCGCGCTCGACGACGACCTGATGCGGAAGTTCGCCGGCGAATGGGTGTCGGCCGTCCTGACCCGCCTGGGCATGCAGGAGGGGGAGGCCATCGAGAGCAAGATGGTCAGCCGCCGAATCGAGGGCGCCCAGAAGAAGGTCGAGGAGCGCAACTTCGACATCCGCAAGAACCTCCTCGAATACGACGAGGTCATGGACGAGCAGCGGAAGCGGGTCTACTCGTTCCGCCAGGCGCTGCTGGAAGGGTCGTCCCCCAAGGATCGCATCCTGGAGATGATCGACTCCCAGATCCAGGACGCCGTCGACCGCTTCCTCGCCGACGACTACGGCCAGGCCAGCTTCGCCGAATGGGCCTCCCAGCGCCTGGGGGCGGACATGACCGCCCGCGACTTCCGGGGCGTCGAGTTCGAGGACGCCGGCGAGATCGTCCGCCGCCGCGCCGAACGCCATCTGTACGAGGCGATCCGCGAGGCCCTGGACGAGAACGTCCCGGCCGACGCCGAGCCCGCCGACTGGACGTGGGGCGCCCTGGTCAACTGGGCGAACACCCGCTTCAACCTCTCCCTCAAGGATAAGGACCTCCGCAAGTTCGAACGCCGCGACGGCGACGAATCGGACCTCGACCGGCCGGGCCTGGAGGAGTTCCTGTACGATCAGGCCAAGGCCTCGATCGAGGGCCTCGACCTCGAGCCCGCCAAGGAGTTCCTGGAGCCCGACTGGGGCCGTCGCAGCCTGGCCGGCTGGGCCCAGCACAAGTTCGGCCTCACGGCCGAGCTCGACTCGTGGAAGGGGCTCGACCGGAACCGGATCGCCCGGAGCCTCAAGGAGCAGGCCCGAGAGCTGTACGTCGCCAAGGAGGCGGAGCTTCCCGTCCGGATCGCGACGACCCGCTTCCTGGGCGATCGCTCGCACGCCCAGAACCAGACGCCCCGCTACGACCGCGAAGGGCTCGCCGCCTGGGCTTCGGAGCGGCTGCACTGCGTCGTCGACCCGGCCGAGCTCCAGACGATGCTCCGGCCCGAGATGGAAGCTCATCTCATCGCCCTGGCCCACAAGAAGTACGACGGCGCCCGGCTCTCCGACGAGTTGACGGCCCGGCTCGACGCCGCCTTCCCCCACTCCTCGGCGCGCGACAAGCCGGCCCCGCCCGCGTCCCCGGCGGCCCTCGCCGGGCTGGTCGAATGGGCGCACAAGAACCTCGGCTCCTCGACGACCGCCGAGGAACTCGCCGCCAAGACGGCCGAAGAGGTCCGCAAGGAGCTCACGGCGGCCCTCGACGCCAAGATCCGCCCCGAGATGCGCGAGATGGAGAAGGTCCTCCTGCTCCAGATCCTCGACTCGAGCTGGATGGAACACCTCCGGGCGATGGACCACCTCCGCAGCTCGATCGGCTTGCAGGGATACGCCCAGATCGACCCCAAGGTCGAGTTCAAGCGCGAGGGGATGCGAATCTTCGGCGAGATGTGGAACGGGATCGGCGACCGCGTCACCGACCTGATCTTCCGCGTCGAGCAGTTCGATCCCGAGTTCCTGTCGTACCTCGGCTCGCGCTGGAAGCTCGACCGGGCCCAGGCCATCCATCAGGACGCCGACTCGGCCTCGTCGTCGCTGGCCGCCGTCCCCGACTCCGGCAACGGCGTCCGACGGGCCCAGGACGCCGCCATCCACGCCGGCGAATCGGCGTCCGACAAGAAGAAGGAGCCGGTCCGCAACGTTGGCAAAAAGGTGGGTCGCAACGACCCCTGCCCCTGCGGATCGGGAAAAAAGTTCAAAGCCTGCCACATGCGCCAGACGTCGTCCCCCGACATCTTCTGA